The Alicyclobacillus macrosporangiidus CPP55 genome segment CCTGGCCGAGGTTCGTGGCATACACCGTGCTGCTGGGCGGTCACGAGCCAGGCCTGGGGGCTTTCCTTTCGCAGATTCCGTTTGATAATGAACTCGGCCCTGCTGTCCTGAGAACGACACACGGCAAGGTTTTCTGCACTGTCATTTCCGGCATCCATGCGAACGAGCAGCGGAAGGGCTGAAATCTGCTTTGCGTACTGAATACTCTTGCGCAAGAAGGCCGCTGTATCCTTTTGAACATGGGTACTGCCTTCACGCAGCTGAACATTGACCACATAGCCCTCTTGGCCGAGGTAAGCAAAGATTGGGGCGTATCCATCGTGGCCTTTGTACGTGCGGGAGACGCCTTCTTTTTTCGTTCCCGAGTTATCAAATGGGCTCACGTCAAGGTCCAGGGGAATGTAAGCCCGGCGTTTCGATGACTCACCCAGCACAATCGGATGCAGTGTAACATTCAGGGTTCTCAAGAGGTTTGCGGACTCTTCGAGTAAAATACTCTCCCAGCCGGCCTTTCCGGCGGCCATATCCAAACGCTGGCGCAGCGTTGGGCTCGAAGGCACGCTGTCCATCTGTAGTGCGATCGTGAAAAACTCGTCATCACGAAAGGCTTCGATGTGGTCAAAGTCCGTCTTGCCTTGACAAAGCAGGCCGATGTATGAGTACGCCACATCTCGGTTTGAAATGTCTGGTTTTCCCATGCCTGACAGGCGAGTCCGATTCAGGCGTTCACCGAGAGTGGTTTTGTCCAGCAATAAACCGACAAGGGTCATTCCAGAATGTGTGACAATGACTTCGTCGGATTCTTCGATGATAAAGCGCAAGGGGGTTCACCTCTGAGGTGAAGGGGGATTGAAGGGAACGGACATCCCAACGATCCCGATTCTACACGACAAATCACAAGTGCTTCAGTAGTTTTTACACCTGCTTGTCACGGATTCAGGAAACCTACTCCGCATACAGATGTTTCTAATTCCAGAAGATCCATATCAGTCACCCTGAATTGTTGAATAGTGGTCTTCTTGAAACTTTCGGCCTCGTAAATATAAATTCCTGCCCTGCGCCCCTCTTGTGTGTGAAAGGGGGCGTTTCATTTGTGATCCACACCACGCACGCGGCCTTCGGCGCTGCCCTCATGGAAACCATCCTCGTCTCCGAGCATGCACCGGTCACGTGGCAGGCCGCGGCCGCCATCGCTACGGCTTTCACTGTGGCGCCGTTTCCCGACATCGACCATCCCGAGTCCTGGGTTTCAC includes the following:
- a CDS encoding IS1380 family transposase — its product is MRFIIEESDEVIVTHSGMTLVGLLLDKTTLGERLNRTRLSGMGKPDISNRDVAYSYIGLLCQGKTDFDHIEAFRDDEFFTIALQMDSVPSSPTLRQRLDMAAGKAGWESILLEESANLLRTLNVTLHPIVLGESSKRRAYIPLDLDVSPFDNSGTKKEGVSRTYKGHDGYAPIFAYLGQEGYVVNVQLREGSTHVQKDTAAFLRKSIQYAKQISALPLLVRMDAGNDSAENLAVCRSQDSRAEFIIKRNLRKESPQAWLVTAQQHGVCHEPRPGKKVYHGSLMCPVKGLSEPVRMVFEVIERTTMADGQTLLVPDIEVDAYWTSLPDDPDVIIRLYHDHAVMEQFHSEIKTDLDAERLPSGKFATNNLVLHFVCMAYNLLRVIGQESLKRNDAPLRKKAERRRIRTVIQNLMTLAAKLVRHARQSKLKLGHGNRWFPVFRRLYLTFV